A region of [Bacteroides] pectinophilus DNA encodes the following proteins:
- the rsxA gene encoding electron transport complex subunit RsxA, with the protein MNLIIIAISAALVNNVVLSQFLGLCPFLGVSKQTKTAASMGVAVIFVIAISSACSNLIYKFILIPTGMEYLQTIVFILVIAALVQFVEMFLKKSSPALYSALGVYLPLITTNCAVLGVALNSVSYGYNFIETVVYGVSTAIGFTIAIVLMAGIRERIADNDVPESFKGMPIVLLTAGLMSIAFVGFSGLV; encoded by the coding sequence ATGAATCTGATTATCATAGCAATCAGTGCAGCACTCGTTAATAATGTTGTGTTGAGCCAGTTCCTTGGTCTGTGTCCGTTCCTCGGTGTATCTAAGCAGACAAAGACGGCAGCCAGCATGGGTGTTGCAGTTATATTTGTAATTGCAATATCATCTGCATGTTCTAATTTAATTTATAAGTTTATTCTTATACCTACAGGTATGGAATATCTTCAGACAATTGTATTTATTCTTGTAATTGCAGCACTTGTTCAGTTTGTTGAGATGTTCCTTAAGAAGTCAAGTCCGGCACTGTATTCGGCACTTGGTGTGTATCTTCCACTGATTACTACTAACTGTGCAGTACTTGGTGTTGCACTTAACAGTGTATCTTATGGTTACAATTTCATTGAGACTGTAGTATACGGCGTATCAACAGCAATCGGCTTTACAATTGCAATTGTACTTATGGCCGGTATCCGCGAACGTATTGCTGATAATGATGTTCCTGAGAGCTTCAAGGGAATGCCGATTGTTCTGCTTACAGCAGGACTTATGTCAATAGCATTTGTCGGATTTTCAGGACTTGTCTAA
- a CDS encoding ribonuclease H-like domain-containing protein, translated as MLTFAKEIICPEPAIDDETVMFDIETTGFSSRSTYLYLIGAIYRDNKKLILRQWFAENKQAEAAVLASFFEILGEHSKICGYNSNGFDIPYVNERCRHYNLPYTLDAYESIDIFRQIKPLSALLKLENYKQKSVEHFLGIDREDIYNGGELIKIYENYVSTSDRNALDTILLHNADDLRGLLAITPVLSYMQVLEGSFTITSLDINHPDSKNCEAIFSASLDTPVPSRVSCGNDECYMVIYGTTLKIRCRIYTGELKYFYSDYTNYYYLPFEDRAIHKSVAFYVDKDFRTKAKAANCYSKKTGMFLPQKSEVISPYFKIDYSDKKMYFELDDTFCNSYDSQYSYMMHVISTLLR; from the coding sequence ATGCTGACATTTGCAAAAGAAATCATTTGTCCCGAACCTGCAATAGATGATGAGACAGTTATGTTTGATATAGAGACAACGGGTTTTTCCTCAAGAAGCACATACCTGTATCTTATAGGTGCAATATATCGTGATAACAAAAAGCTTATCCTCAGGCAGTGGTTTGCCGAGAATAAGCAGGCGGAAGCTGCAGTGCTTGCCTCATTTTTTGAAATTCTCGGCGAGCACAGCAAAATATGCGGTTACAATAGTAACGGCTTTGATATACCATACGTTAACGAACGCTGCCGACACTACAATCTTCCATACACACTAGACGCATATGAGAGCATTGATATCTTCAGGCAGATAAAGCCATTATCAGCACTTCTCAAGCTTGAGAATTACAAGCAGAAGTCAGTTGAGCATTTTCTCGGAATAGACCGTGAGGACATATACAACGGTGGTGAGCTGATAAAAATATATGAAAACTATGTCAGCACTTCGGACAGAAATGCTCTTGACACAATCCTTCTGCATAACGCCGATGATCTCAGGGGACTTCTTGCAATAACGCCGGTACTTTCATACATGCAGGTTTTGGAAGGCAGCTTTACCATTACCTCGCTTGATATAAACCATCCTGACAGTAAGAACTGCGAAGCTATTTTCAGTGCATCGCTTGATACGCCTGTACCGTCAAGAGTTTCCTGCGGCAATGACGAGTGCTACATGGTCATATATGGCACAACGCTCAAAATACGCTGCCGCATATATACCGGTGAACTCAAATATTTTTATTCAGACTACACCAATTATTATTATCTGCCGTTTGAAGACCGTGCAATACACAAAAGTGTTGCATTTTACGTTGACAAAGACTTCCGCACCAAAGCAAAAGCAGCTAACTGCTACAGCAAGAAGACCGGCATGTTTCTGCCACAGAAAAGCGAGGTTATCTCGCCATATTTTAAGATTGATTATTCAGATAAAAAAATGTATTTTGAACTGGATGACACTTTTTGCAACAGCTATGACAGCCAGTATTCGTATATGATGCATGTGATAAGCACGCTTCTCAGATAG
- the rsxC gene encoding electron transport complex subunit RsxC, whose protein sequence is MGKLTFKGGVHPFDGKEFSKDKPIKELLPEGDMVFPLSQHIGAPAVPVVAKGDHVLAGQLIAEAGGFISANIHSSVSGTVKAIEPRTLATGGKCNSIIIENDGKYEEVEYAKTKFEDLTNDMIREKVKAAGVVGMGGAGFPANVKITPKDPEAIDYVIVNGAECEPYLTSDYRRLLEEPEKVVMGLKIVLKLFDKAQGVIAIEDNKPEAIAVMEKACAGEDRISVKVMKTKYPQGGERFLISAVTGREINSSMLPADAGCIVHNVDTVTSIYFACIEGFPLTKRIVTVTGDGVKEPQNFYVYLGMNFRQLLDAAGGPVGEPEKYISGGPMMGFAMYSLDVPVVKGSSSLLVLQKDPVKDLKASACIRCGKCGEACPEHLLPAKLAVLASKGRIEEFEKLDGVECVECGSCSFTCPAKRPLAQYIKSMRKQVLANRRKKK, encoded by the coding sequence ATGGGAAAGTTGACATTTAAGGGTGGAGTTCATCCTTTCGACGGAAAGGAATTCTCGAAAGACAAGCCTATTAAAGAGCTTCTGCCGGAAGGCGATATGGTATTTCCGCTTTCACAGCACATCGGAGCTCCGGCAGTGCCTGTCGTGGCAAAGGGTGACCATGTCCTTGCGGGACAGCTTATTGCTGAGGCCGGCGGTTTCATTTCAGCCAACATTCACTCATCTGTATCCGGTACCGTTAAGGCTATAGAGCCAAGAACACTTGCTACCGGAGGCAAATGCAATTCAATCATAATTGAGAATGATGGTAAGTATGAAGAAGTAGAGTATGCTAAGACTAAGTTTGAGGATCTTACTAATGATATGATCCGTGAAAAGGTCAAGGCAGCAGGTGTAGTAGGTATGGGTGGTGCCGGTTTCCCGGCTAATGTTAAGATTACACCGAAGGATCCCGAAGCAATAGACTATGTTATTGTTAACGGAGCTGAGTGTGAGCCATATCTTACTTCTGATTACAGAAGACTCCTTGAGGAGCCTGAAAAGGTGGTTATGGGTCTTAAGATTGTCCTTAAGCTGTTTGACAAGGCGCAGGGCGTAATTGCAATCGAGGATAATAAGCCCGAGGCTATAGCTGTAATGGAGAAAGCATGCGCAGGAGAGGACAGAATCTCTGTTAAGGTGATGAAGACAAAGTATCCTCAGGGCGGTGAGCGTTTCCTGATATCAGCAGTGACAGGACGTGAGATTAACTCATCAATGCTTCCGGCCGATGCCGGATGTATTGTGCATAACGTAGATACTGTTACTTCAATCTATTTTGCATGTATAGAAGGATTCCCGCTTACTAAGAGAATCGTTACTGTTACAGGTGACGGAGTTAAGGAGCCACAGAATTTCTATGTATATCTTGGCATGAATTTCAGACAGCTTCTTGACGCGGCAGGTGGTCCTGTAGGTGAACCTGAGAAGTATATATCAGGCGGTCCTATGATGGGATTTGCAATGTATTCACTTGATGTCCCTGTGGTTAAGGGAAGCTCATCACTGCTTGTGCTTCAGAAGGATCCTGTTAAGGATCTCAAGGCTTCAGCATGTATCCGCTGCGGTAAGTGCGGAGAGGCATGCCCTGAGCATCTTCTTCCTGCAAAGCTTGCAGTACTTGCATCAAAAGGCAGAATTGAAGAGTTTGAGAAGCTTGACGGTGTTGAGTGTGTAGAGTGCGGAAGCTGTTCATTCACATGTCCGGCGAAGAGACCTCTTGCACAGTACATTAAGTCAATGCGTAAGCAGGTTCTTGCCAACCGCAGAAAGAAAAAATAA
- the rpsA gene encoding 30S ribosomal protein S1: MSEQSFEQMLEESFKTIHTGEVVDGTVISVKEDEIVLNIGYKADGIITRSEYTNKPNVDLRTVVSEGDTMKAKVLKVNDGDGQVLLTYRRLVAEEGNKKLEEAYNNKEVITAKVDKAIPGGLSVVIDEARVFIPASLISDTYEKDLTKFEGQEVSFVITEYNPKKRRIIGDCKQLILAKKAEQAEKLLASIKEGDTIEGTVKNVTDFGAFIDLGGVDGLLHISEMSWGRTENPKKVFKVGDSVKAFVKEINGSKIALSLKYPDQNPWTDAPEKYAVGNVVKGKVARMTDFGAFVELETGVDALLHVSQIALEHVDKPSDVLKIGQEIEAKVVDLNVEEKKISLSIKALLKDNASDEAAEEVSEEN, encoded by the coding sequence ATGTCAGAGCAAAGTTTTGAACAGATGCTTGAGGAATCATTTAAGACAATACATACAGGAGAGGTCGTTGACGGTACAGTTATCAGTGTCAAGGAAGATGAAATAGTACTTAACATCGGATACAAGGCTGATGGTATAATTACACGCAGTGAATATACTAACAAGCCTAATGTTGATCTTAGAACGGTAGTATCAGAGGGTGATACAATGAAGGCCAAGGTTCTTAAAGTTAATGATGGTGACGGACAGGTTCTTCTTACATACAGAAGACTTGTAGCTGAAGAAGGCAATAAGAAGCTTGAAGAAGCATACAACAATAAGGAAGTTATCACAGCTAAGGTTGACAAGGCAATCCCTGGAGGCTTAAGCGTAGTAATCGACGAAGCAAGGGTATTTATTCCTGCAAGTCTTATATCTGACACATATGAGAAGGATCTTACTAAGTTTGAAGGTCAGGAAGTATCATTTGTGATTACAGAGTACAATCCTAAGAAGAGAAGAATTATCGGTGACTGCAAGCAGCTTATTCTTGCTAAGAAGGCTGAGCAGGCTGAGAAGCTTCTTGCTTCAATTAAGGAAGGCGATACAATCGAAGGAACAGTTAAGAATGTAACTGACTTCGGTGCATTCATCGATCTTGGCGGAGTTGACGGACTTCTTCACATTTCAGAGATGTCATGGGGAAGAACAGAGAATCCTAAGAAGGTATTCAAGGTTGGAGACAGCGTTAAGGCATTCGTTAAGGAGATTAACGGTTCTAAGATAGCTCTCAGCCTTAAGTATCCTGATCAGAACCCTTGGACAGATGCTCCGGAGAAGTATGCGGTAGGCAATGTCGTTAAGGGCAAAGTGGCGAGAATGACAGACTTTGGTGCTTTTGTTGAGCTGGAGACAGGTGTTGATGCACTTCTTCATGTATCACAGATTGCACTTGAACATGTTGATAAGCCATCAGATGTTCTTAAGATTGGACAGGAGATAGAAGCTAAGGTTGTAGACCTTAATGTAGAAGAGAAGAAGATCAGCCTTAGCATTAAGGCACTTCTTAAGGATAATGCTTCAGATGAAGCAGCAGAAGAAGTTTCAGAAGAGAACTAA
- the ispH gene encoding 4-hydroxy-3-methylbut-2-enyl diphosphate reductase: MGIILAKTAGFCFGVKRAVDKVYAQAGNGNVYTFGPIIHNEEVVKDLEKKGVRVINDADELSGLEKGTIIIRSHGVAKNVYDAINKSGFEIIDATCPFVLKIHRIVEQKSKEGCTIIVIGNEHHPEVEGIVGWSVSRTCIIDSAEKAEKFKADDNEKLCVVSQTTFNYKKFEELVEIISKKGYNIDIRNTICNATEERQTEARAIASKADAMIVIGGRSSSNTRKLYEICKSECEDTYYIQTLRDLDLYKFNSEGCIGITAGASTPNNIIEEVYSNVRAKF, encoded by the coding sequence ATGGGAATAATACTTGCAAAGACTGCGGGATTCTGTTTTGGAGTAAAGCGTGCAGTGGATAAAGTATATGCACAGGCGGGCAATGGCAACGTGTATACATTTGGTCCTATCATTCATAATGAAGAGGTTGTAAAAGATCTTGAGAAAAAAGGCGTACGCGTAATTAATGATGCTGATGAATTATCCGGGCTTGAAAAGGGTACAATAATCATACGTTCACATGGCGTTGCAAAGAACGTATATGATGCAATTAATAAGAGCGGATTTGAGATTATAGATGCAACCTGTCCGTTTGTTCTTAAGATACACAGGATAGTAGAACAAAAAAGCAAGGAAGGCTGTACGATTATAGTAATCGGCAATGAACATCATCCGGAAGTTGAAGGGATAGTAGGATGGTCTGTGAGCAGAACGTGTATTATTGATTCAGCAGAAAAAGCTGAAAAATTTAAGGCGGATGACAATGAAAAATTATGTGTCGTGTCGCAGACGACATTTAATTACAAGAAATTTGAAGAATTGGTTGAAATTATTTCAAAAAAGGGTTACAATATAGACATTCGTAATACAATTTGCAATGCCACCGAGGAACGCCAGACAGAGGCGAGGGCTATTGCATCCAAGGCGGATGCAATGATAGTCATTGGCGGCAGGAGCAGTTCTAATACGCGTAAGCTCTATGAGATCTGCAAGTCAGAGTGTGAGGACACGTATTATATACAGACACTAAGAGACCTGGATTTGTATAAGTTTAACTCCGAAGGCTGCATAGGTATTACAGCAGGGGCATCAACCCCTAATAACATTATTGAGGAGGTTTATTCTAATGTCAGAGCAAAGTTTTGA
- a CDS encoding protein-glutamate O-methyltransferase CheR yields the protein MGNNYEDFKKEVLKLTGIDLNAYKERQMKRRIDTLIGRNGFTGYVDYTKLISTDAQKLDEFVNYLTINVSEFYRNPALWDTLEQSVLPKLIEQYGSNLKIWSAACSTGDEPYTIAMILAKKMPLNRIHILATDLDEQVIEKAKIGVYGPNSLKGLPDEYKKKYFEQMGEKAYKISDDIKRCVEFKKHNLLKDPYPSGCHLIVCRNVMIYFTEEAKDQIYRKFNDALVKGGCLFVGNTEQIINYKELGFGFEKLFFYNKL from the coding sequence ATGGGGAATAATTACGAAGATTTCAAAAAGGAAGTGCTTAAGCTTACCGGAATTGACCTTAATGCGTACAAGGAACGCCAGATGAAGAGACGTATTGATACGCTGATAGGACGTAACGGATTCACCGGATATGTTGACTATACAAAGCTTATATCAACTGATGCACAAAAGCTTGACGAATTTGTTAATTATCTTACTATTAATGTTTCTGAATTCTACAGAAATCCGGCATTGTGGGACACGCTCGAGCAGTCTGTCCTGCCTAAGCTCATTGAACAGTATGGAAGCAATCTTAAGATCTGGAGTGCAGCATGCTCCACAGGTGATGAGCCATATACAATTGCAATGATTCTTGCCAAGAAGATGCCACTCAACAGAATACATATCCTTGCTACAGATCTTGATGAACAGGTCATAGAGAAGGCTAAGATAGGCGTATATGGCCCTAACAGTCTCAAGGGACTGCCTGACGAATATAAGAAGAAGTATTTTGAACAGATGGGTGAGAAAGCATATAAGATATCTGATGATATCAAGAGATGTGTTGAGTTTAAGAAGCATAATCTGCTCAAAGATCCATATCCTTCAGGATGCCATCTAATAGTATGCCGTAATGTAATGATTTACTTTACTGAGGAAGCAAAGGATCAGATATACAGAAAGTTTAACGATGCCCTTGTTAAGGGCGGATGCCTTTTTGTTGGTAATACAGAGCAGATTATTAATTACAAGGAACTTGGCTTTGGCTTCGAGAAGCTGTTTTTCTATAACAAACTGTAA
- a CDS encoding RnfABCDGE type electron transport complex subunit D: MSDLFSVSTSPHVRSSQTTSSIMLDVLIALIPASVFGVYNFGLGALARIIISIAACVAIEAIYEYFMHKEITVGDFSAAVTGLLLALNVPVTLPIGMLIIGDAFAIIIVKMLFGGLGQNFMNPALGARCFLFISFAKWMSDFATDAYTGPTPLAILKGGEEAAGLAQPELLNMFLGSTAGTIGETSALAILIGAIYLLVKKIISPRIPVAYIASFAVFILIFAPGHQFDFMYMLKEICGGGLMLGAFFMATDYVTSPITPNGKIVFGIILGILTGLFRMFGANAEGVSFAIIFGNLLVPLIEKVTVPKSFGKKPEKEAK, encoded by the coding sequence GTGAGCGATTTATTTAGTGTTTCAACATCACCTCATGTGCGCAGCAGCCAGACGACATCTTCAATTATGCTTGATGTACTTATTGCGCTGATACCTGCAAGCGTATTTGGTGTATATAATTTTGGACTTGGTGCACTTGCAAGAATAATTATAAGTATTGCAGCATGTGTAGCCATAGAAGCAATTTATGAGTATTTTATGCATAAGGAGATTACTGTAGGCGATTTCAGTGCGGCAGTAACAGGTCTCCTTCTTGCACTTAATGTTCCGGTAACACTTCCAATCGGAATGCTTATCATAGGTGATGCATTTGCAATAATCATCGTTAAGATGCTTTTCGGCGGACTCGGACAGAACTTCATGAACCCTGCGCTTGGTGCGAGATGTTTCCTTTTCATCTCATTTGCAAAGTGGATGTCTGATTTTGCAACAGATGCATATACAGGTCCTACGCCTCTTGCAATCCTTAAGGGAGGAGAAGAAGCAGCAGGACTTGCACAGCCGGAGCTTCTTAATATGTTCCTTGGTTCTACGGCCGGTACAATCGGTGAGACTTCAGCACTTGCAATCCTTATAGGTGCTATATATCTCCTTGTTAAGAAGATTATAAGCCCGAGAATACCTGTAGCTTACATAGCTTCATTTGCAGTATTCATACTTATCTTTGCACCGGGACATCAGTTTGATTTTATGTATATGCTTAAGGAGATCTGCGGCGGCGGTCTTATGCTTGGAGCATTCTTCATGGCAACTGATTATGTTACATCACCTATTACACCTAACGGCAAGATTGTATTCGGTATAATCCTTGGTATCCTTACAGGCCTGTTCAGAATGTTCGGTGCCAATGCAGAAGGTGTTTCGTTTGCAATTATCTTTGGCAACCTTCTTGTACCGCTTATCGAGAAGGTAACTGTTCCGAAGTCATTCGGTAAGAAGCCGGAAAAGGAGGCAAAGTAA
- a CDS encoding RnfABCDGE type electron transport complex subunit B yields MSGIIIAAAVVGITGILIGIFLGVAGDKFKVEVDQKEVDIRAELPGNNCGGCGYAGCDGLAAAIAKGEAPVNACPVGGAPVGAKIAAIMGTEVADSKRMTAFVKCAGDCNKAKENYYYSGVKECTQMPFVPNGGSKACTYGCMGYGSCVKACEFDAIHVVDGIAVVDKEKCKACGKCVATCPRNLIELIPYDAPLTVNCASKDKGKDVMAVCSTGCIGCMLCTKQCEFGAITVENNIAHIDYDKCTGCGKCAEKCPKKIITRHNN; encoded by the coding sequence ATGAGTGGAATTATTATAGCTGCCGCAGTTGTCGGCATAACAGGAATTCTTATCGGTATCTTCCTTGGTGTTGCAGGAGATAAGTTTAAGGTTGAGGTTGATCAGAAGGAAGTTGATATACGTGCAGAACTTCCGGGCAATAACTGTGGCGGATGCGGTTATGCAGGATGTGACGGACTTGCAGCGGCAATAGCAAAGGGAGAGGCTCCTGTTAATGCATGCCCTGTCGGTGGAGCACCTGTAGGCGCTAAGATTGCAGCAATAATGGGAACTGAAGTTGCTGACAGCAAGCGCATGACAGCATTCGTTAAGTGTGCAGGTGACTGTAACAAAGCAAAAGAGAACTACTACTATTCAGGAGTTAAGGAATGTACCCAGATGCCATTTGTACCTAATGGCGGTTCAAAGGCATGTACATATGGATGTATGGGATACGGCTCATGTGTAAAGGCATGTGAGTTTGATGCAATTCATGTAGTGGATGGAATAGCAGTAGTAGATAAGGAAAAATGTAAGGCATGCGGTAAGTGTGTTGCGACATGCCCAAGGAATCTTATCGAACTTATTCCTTACGATGCACCGCTTACTGTTAACTGTGCATCAAAGGATAAGGGCAAGGATGTAATGGCAGTATGTTCAACGGGATGTATCGGATGTATGCTTTGTACAAAGCAGTGTGAATTCGGTGCAATCACTGTAGAGAACAACATAGCACATATCGATTATGATAAGTGTACAGGATGCGGCAAGTGTGCCGAGAAGTGTCCTAAGAAGATTATAACAAGACATAACAACTAG
- the cmk gene encoding (d)CMP kinase: MAYAIAIDGPAGAGKSTIAKRVAKELNYIYVDTGAMYRAMAIYFMDNGIDCNSEEQIQSAVDGVDIRIEYADGVQQVILNGSNVTARLREEAVGRMASATSGYGCVRAKLLELQRNLAETSNVIMDGRDIGTTVLPDAQTKIYLTASSDARAKRRYDELVEKNGNADYEEIKADIEKRDYQDMHRTISPLKQADDAVLLDTSDMNIDEVVAAVKKLIR; this comes from the coding sequence ATGGCATATGCAATAGCAATTGACGGACCGGCGGGAGCAGGCAAGAGCACGATAGCGAAGAGAGTTGCTAAGGAACTTAACTACATATACGTTGACACCGGTGCAATGTACCGGGCAATGGCAATATATTTTATGGATAACGGAATTGACTGTAACAGCGAAGAACAGATACAGAGTGCGGTTGACGGCGTAGACATAAGGATAGAATATGCCGATGGAGTACAGCAGGTTATTCTTAACGGAAGCAACGTAACAGCGCGTCTGAGAGAAGAAGCTGTCGGCAGAATGGCATCTGCAACTTCAGGATACGGCTGTGTAAGGGCAAAGCTTCTTGAACTTCAGCGTAATCTGGCAGAAACGTCCAATGTGATAATGGATGGACGTGACATTGGAACAACAGTGCTTCCTGATGCGCAGACCAAGATTTATCTTACGGCAAGCTCTGATGCAAGGGCTAAGAGACGTTACGATGAACTTGTAGAGAAGAATGGGAATGCTGACTATGAGGAGATTAAGGCCGATATTGAAAAGCGTGACTATCAGGATATGCACAGGACAATCTCTCCGCTTAAGCAGGCGGATGACGCTGTGCTGCTTGATACCTCTGACATGAATATTGACGAGGTTGTGGCAGCAGTGAAAAAGCTTATCAGATAA
- a CDS encoding RnfABCDGE type electron transport complex subunit G has product MNMKAIIKDALILFAITLIAGLALGFVHKITEAPIAKVQEQAKQDAYRNVFEGADEFKALESVPSDNYASVLAAAGIEKDEISDVVAAMKGGSYQGLVVTVIANDGYGGDIKFSVGIQKDGTVNGISILSISETAGLGMKAKEEKFQSNFKNKKASQFVVTKSGAAKDGDVDAISGATITSKAVTKGVNSALAVFENLTKEGIKLTGGVSVE; this is encoded by the coding sequence ATGAATATGAAAGCTATTATAAAAGATGCACTGATTTTATTTGCGATTACACTTATTGCCGGACTGGCACTTGGATTTGTACATAAGATAACAGAGGCTCCTATAGCAAAGGTTCAGGAGCAGGCAAAGCAGGATGCATACCGTAATGTATTTGAGGGTGCTGATGAGTTCAAGGCACTTGAATCGGTACCGTCTGATAATTATGCATCAGTTCTTGCGGCAGCAGGAATCGAGAAAGACGAGATTTCAGATGTGGTTGCAGCAATGAAGGGTGGCAGCTATCAGGGACTTGTTGTTACTGTAATTGCTAATGACGGATACGGCGGAGATATCAAGTTTTCAGTAGGTATCCAGAAAGACGGAACAGTCAACGGAATATCAATTCTTTCAATCAGCGAGACAGCAGGACTTGGTATGAAGGCTAAGGAAGAGAAGTTCCAGTCTAACTTTAAGAATAAGAAGGCATCACAGTTTGTTGTAACCAAGAGCGGTGCAGCAAAGGATGGCGATGTTGATGCAATAAGCGGTGCCACAATTACATCTAAGGCAGTTACCAAGGGTGTTAACAGTGCACTTGCAGTATTTGAGAATCTTACAAAAGAGGGTATTAAGCTGACAGGAGGTGTTTCTGTTGAATAA
- a CDS encoding electron transport complex subunit E: MNKCIERLYNGIIKENPTLVLILGMCPTLAVTTSAINGMGMGLTTTAVLVMSNFMISLLRKIIPDKVRMPAYIVIVASFVTVIQMLLEGYLPSLNESLGVYIPLIVVNCIILGRAESYASKNPVVPSIFDGLGMGLGFTLSLTILGALREILGAGTFFGLTVYTEELMPPVSIMVLAPGAFFVLAMVIAVRNKIIRGRKTAAEAGCDKIDCGHCGNTACAGHKTGSAE, from the coding sequence TTGAATAAGTGTATTGAACGACTTTATAATGGTATAATCAAAGAGAACCCGACACTTGTACTCATTCTTGGCATGTGTCCTACTCTTGCGGTAACAACATCAGCAATCAATGGTATGGGAATGGGACTTACAACAACGGCAGTTCTTGTAATGTCAAACTTCATGATTTCCCTCCTCAGAAAAATCATACCTGACAAGGTAAGAATGCCGGCGTACATAGTTATCGTTGCATCATTTGTTACAGTTATACAGATGCTTCTTGAAGGATATCTTCCTTCACTTAATGAGTCACTCGGAGTATATATTCCTCTTATCGTAGTTAACTGTATTATTCTTGGACGTGCTGAGAGCTATGCTTCTAAGAATCCTGTAGTTCCATCAATCTTTGACGGACTTGGAATGGGTCTTGGATTCACATTATCGCTTACTATTCTCGGTGCATTAAGAGAGATTCTCGGTGCTGGAACATTCTTCGGACTTACGGTATATACCGAGGAATTAATGCCACCTGTAAGCATAATGGTACTTGCACCCGGTGCATTCTTTGTACTCGCAATGGTAATCGCCGTGCGTAACAAGATTATCAGAGGCAGGAAGACTGCGGCTGAGGCAGGATGCGATAAGATAGACTGCGGACACTGCGGTAATACTGCATGTGCCGGACATAAGACAGGCAGCGCCGAATAA